In the Juglans microcarpa x Juglans regia isolate MS1-56 chromosome 6D, Jm3101_v1.0, whole genome shotgun sequence genome, one interval contains:
- the LOC121234435 gene encoding probable RNA-dependent RNA polymerase 1 encodes MNKIPLHFGNQVSGDSFSVLWKLEDVSGKFDFENKNLCFIFSHLSLKYKFEISFENIRKIELYLPRGQATKFLLIQLLGAPRIYVKDLSDVRRYEWVRDVDFTPSRCIGQSYALCLELPKKRRLRNLHLDFFHYKENQNQFRLIEGSPYSFSSVLVPIVNPPTGFDLPYKILFKINSLIQHGCVPGPAIVDDFYRLVDPKRIKFKNRIESALNKLFHLKECCYEPVKWLMEEYKRYAASTRFQTTPDISLDDGLVYIHRVQITPSKVYFGGPEVNLSNRVLRHYPEDIDNFLRVSFVDEDLDKMLSITLAPRSSSANEDKRTRVYDRILSTLRDGIVIGDKKFEFLAFSSSQLRENSVWMFASRPGLTAADIREWMGDFRDIRNVAKYGARLGQSFGSSRETVSVGIDEFEVILDVKVKKGQVTYCFSDGIGKISEELARKVATKLPCSSVPSAFQIRYGGYKGVVAFDPTSSVKLSLRKSMCKYKSDNTKLDVLEWSKFQPCFLNRQIIILLSNLGVKDRAFLKRQREAINQLNAILIDPLKAQEALEVMFTGEISKVLKEMLICGYKPDAEPFLSMMLQTFRASKLMDMRLRIRIFVPNGRALMGCLDETRTLEYGQVFLQVSRFSREISNFICKGKVVVAKNPCLHPGDVRVLEAVNVPALHHMVDCVVFPQKGKRPHPNECSGSDLDGDMYFVSWDLDLIPPRQIEPMEYIAAPTKQVDHDITIEEVEEYFTDYIVNDNLGIINNAHVVFADSEPRKAMSPKCMELAKLHSIAVDLTKTGIVAEIPDYLHVKEYPDFMEKPNNKSYISKSVIGKLFREVKDIALPTSPAESFTLDLAKQHYDPEMEVDGFEDYLSDAFKYKSDYDYKLGNMMEYYGIQTESEILSGNVLKMSKHFDRKRDLDAIKYAVKSLRMEARNWFNEGSDADNTDNAKAKASAWYHVTYHHTYWGQRYTEEAQGMDRAHFLSFPWCIYDKLLQIKKDKKSI; translated from the exons ATGAATAAAATACCGCTACACTTTGGAAATCAGGTTTCGGGAGATAGTTTTTCTGTGCTTTGGAAACTGGAAGATGTCTCTGGGAAATTTGATTTCGAAAACAAAAACTTGTGCTTCATTTTTTCCCATCTTTCCTTAAAGTACAAGTTTGAGATCTCTTTTGAGAACATTAGGAAGATTGAGCTATACCTTCCACGTGGTCAAGCAACAAAGTTTCTTCTCATTCAG TTACTAGGTGCTCCAAGGATATATGTGAAAGATTTATCTGATGTTCGTCGTTATGAGTGGGTCAGAGACGTTGATTTCACTCCATCCAGATGCATTGGCCAATCTTATGCTCTATGTTTGGAGCTTCCAAAAAAGAGGCGGCTTCGGAATTTACATCTTGATTTTTTCcattataaagaaaatcaaaaccaaTTTAGATTGATAGAAGGCTCTCCTTACTCATTCAGTTCAGTTCTTGTACCCATTGTGAATCCACCCACAGGCTTTGACCTACCatataaaatcttgtttaagaTCAACTCTTTGATTCAGCATGGCTGTGTTCCTGGGCCAGCAATTGTTGACGATTTTTATAGGTTGGTCGATCCAAAAAGAATCAAATTCAAGAATAGGATAGAAAGTGCCCTGAACAAGCTTTTTCATTTGAAGGAATGCTGCTATGAACCTGTGAAGTGGCTCATGGAGGAGTACAAAAGATATGCAGCATCTACTCGATTTCAAACAACTCCTGATATTTCTTTAGATGATGGGCTTGTATATATACACAGGGTTCAAATTACTCCATCTAAAGTATACTTCGGTGGTCCAGAGGTGAATCTCTCCAACAGAGTCTTGCGCCATTATCCTGAAGATATTGATAATTTTCTGCGTGTTTCTTTTGTTGATGAGGACTTGGATAAAATGCTCTCTATAACTTTAGCTCCACGTTCATCATCTGCAAACGAGGACAAGCGAACTAGAGTTTATGATAGGATACTATCCACTCTCAGAGATGGAATAGTTATTGGGGATAAGAAGTTTGAGTTTCTTGCCTTTTCATCCAGTCAACTACGAGAAAATTCTGTTTGGATGTTTGCTTCAAGACCTGGCTTGACTGCAGCAGATATTAGAGAATGGATGGGTGATTTTCGAGATATAAGGAATGTGGCAAAATATGGTGCTAGATTGGGTCAATCTTTTGGCTCTTCTAGAGAAACTGTCAGCGTTGGCATAGATGAATTTGAAGTTATTCTCGATGTAAAAGTTAAGAAAGGACAAGTCACATATTGTTTCTCAGATGGCATAGGGAAGATATCTGAAGAATTGGCTCGCAAAGTGGCAACAAAGTTACCCTGCAGCTCTGTTCCATCAGCATTTCAGATTCGATATGGAGGGTACAAAGGTGTTGTGGCTTTTGATCCGACATCATCGGTGAAGTTGTCATTGAGAAAGAGCATGTGTAAATACAAATCGGATAACACAAAACTCGATGTTTTGGAATGGAGTAAGTTTCAGCCATGTTTTCTCAATCGTCAGATAATAATTCTTTTGTCTAACCTCGGGGTTAAGGATCGAGCTTTTCTAAAAAGGCAAAGGGAGGCTATAAATCAACTGAATGCCATATTAATAGATCCTTTGAAAGCACAGGAGGCACTGGAAGTGATGTTCACAGGGGAGATCTCAAAAGTTCTAAAGGAAATGCTTATATGTGGTTACAAGCCAGATGCAGAACCATTTCTTTCAATGATGCTTCAAACATTCCGTGCATCAAAGTTGATGGACATGCGGTTGAGAATAAGGATTTTTGTTCCAAATGGAAGAGCTTTGATGGGATGCCTTGACGAAACCAGGACATTGGAATATGGTCAAGTATTTCTGCAAGTTTCTCGCTTTAGTAGAGAGATCAGTAACTTCATCTGTAAAGGTAAGGTGGTTGTTGCTAAAAACCCTTGTCTACACCCAGGAGATGTGAGAGTCCTCGAAGCTGTGAACGTGCCAGCTCTACATCATATGGTGGATTGTGTTGTTTTTCCACAAAAGGGAAAGAG ACCACATCCTAACGAATGTTCGGGAAGTGATTTGGATGGAGATATGTACTTCGTCTCTTGGGATCTTGATCTTATTCCTCCTCGTCAAATTGAACCAATGGAATATATTGCAGCACCAACTAAGCAAGTTGATCATGATATTACAATAGAG GAAGTAGAAGAGTATTTCACGGACTACATAGTCAACGACAATTTAGGAATCATCAATAATGCTCACGTCGTCTTTGCAGATAGCGAGCCCAGGAAAGCAATGAGCCCTAAATGTATGGAGCTTGCGAAGCTTCACTCAATTGCTGTTGACTTAACAAAAACTGGTATTGTAGCCGAAATACCTGATTATCTACACGTCAAAGAGTATCCAGATTTTATGGAAAAGCCTAATAACAAGAGCTACATATCAAAATCTGTTATCGGAAAGCTTTTTCGAGAAGTGAAAGACATTGCATTGCCCACGAGTCCTGCGGAATCCTTCACTTTGGATTTAGCAAAACAACATTATGACCCTGAAATGGAAGTAGACGGCTTTGAGGactacctcagtgatgctttcaAATACAAAAGTGACTATGATTACAAGTTGGGGAATATGATGGAGTATTATGGAATCCAAACTGAATCCGAAATTCTCAGCGGCAATGTTTTGAAAATGTCAAAACATTTTGATAGGAAGAGGGATTTGGATGCAATTAAATATGCTGTAAAGTCACTAAGAATGGAAGCCAGGAATTGGTTCAACGAGGGGAGTGATGCAGACAATACTGATAATGCAAAAGCAAAAGCATCAGCCTGGTATCATGTCACATATCATCATACTTACTGGGGTCAACGCTACACTGAGGAAGCTCAAGGAATGGATAGGGCTCATTTCCTTAGTTTTCCATGGTGTATCTATGACAAGCTTCTGCAAATCAAGAAGGATAAAAAGAGCATATAA